A portion of the Blastopirellula sediminis genome contains these proteins:
- a CDS encoding GlxA family transcriptional regulator codes for MVDSHYVRGGGLGKSEAGSDLRFTLPSPITFLLLPEFTSIAFFSVIEALRVANRYAPKKYAWNLTSLEGGSAKDSNGIEICVSNSIFDLTEPPGTVMVVGGTAPDRFAMPTLFSKLRWFSSQGCLLGAVDTAQQLLAMGGFLDGYRVTVHWENASAFRERFPMCRLTVNLFEFDRNRVTCAGGTAGIDMVLHAVEAEHGRDVAIRASEHFMHERIRSGSEAQRLKATDRWDIHHIKLVKSIELMEAEIEEPLTTAELAAAVSLSSRQLSRLFKEHLNVSPGQFYLELRLDRAHQMILHSELSVNAIAFACGFQSQSHFSRVYREKFDVSPRQTRRREVERQFPVMQAPN; via the coding sequence TTGGTCGATTCTCATTACGTCAGGGGAGGGGGGCTCGGAAAGTCGGAGGCCGGTTCGGATCTTCGCTTTACGCTTCCTTCTCCCATCACCTTTCTCTTGCTTCCCGAATTCACTTCGATCGCGTTTTTCTCGGTCATCGAGGCGCTGCGGGTAGCGAACCGCTATGCGCCGAAGAAGTACGCGTGGAATTTGACGTCGCTCGAAGGGGGATCGGCGAAAGACTCAAACGGGATCGAAATCTGCGTCTCCAACAGCATCTTCGACCTGACCGAACCGCCGGGGACCGTCATGGTCGTCGGTGGAACCGCGCCTGATCGGTTTGCCATGCCGACCCTTTTCTCAAAGCTCCGCTGGTTTTCCAGCCAGGGGTGTTTATTGGGGGCGGTTGATACGGCGCAACAACTGTTGGCGATGGGAGGGTTTCTGGACGGTTATCGGGTCACGGTTCACTGGGAAAACGCGTCCGCGTTTCGCGAGCGATTTCCGATGTGCCGCCTGACGGTTAACCTGTTCGAATTCGATCGAAATCGGGTGACTTGCGCCGGCGGAACGGCCGGGATCGACATGGTGTTGCATGCCGTGGAAGCGGAGCATGGGCGAGACGTCGCGATTCGTGCGTCGGAGCATTTCATGCACGAACGGATCCGTTCCGGCTCAGAGGCCCAGCGTCTGAAGGCGACCGACCGCTGGGACATTCACCATATCAAACTGGTGAAGTCGATCGAACTGATGGAGGCCGAGATCGAAGAGCCTCTTACCACGGCCGAACTGGCCGCCGCCGTGTCTCTCTCTTCCCGACAATTGTCGCGACTCTTCAAGGAACATTTGAACGTCAGTCCGGGACAGTTTTATCTCGAACTGCGTCTTGATCGCGCTCATCAGATGATCTTGCATAGCGAGTTGAGCGTGAATGCCATTGCGTTTGCCTGCGGCTTTCAATCGCAATCGCATTTCTCGCGGGTCTATCGAGAAAAATTCGACGTATCTCCGCGGCAAACGCGTCGTCGAGAAGTCGAACGTCAGTTTCCGGTGA
- a CDS encoding ABC transporter permease — MSSLVWRIWLPLAVILVWQGLSSVGLITPLLLPSPLAVGESAVNLIESGEIFGHIAVSLLRVFEGFLLAAIVGVLLGSAIGLWSTFDQTFDWLLQTLKPIPPIGWFPLAVLWFGIGEVSKVFIIFLGAFFPILVNVVAGIRQTDKHYIELARVHEIRFRKFFFQVIVPGALPSILTGLRIGIGFAWTCVVAAELLAAESGVGYLIVDARQTFHADVVIVGMLTIGLLGTLMDLGLRQIESRLVRWKQPFPGVAG, encoded by the coding sequence ATGTCGAGTCTCGTTTGGAGAATCTGGCTGCCGTTGGCGGTTATCTTGGTTTGGCAGGGACTGTCGAGCGTCGGGCTAATTACTCCGCTCCTGTTGCCGTCGCCTTTGGCTGTCGGCGAAAGTGCGGTGAATTTGATTGAATCGGGAGAAATTTTCGGCCACATTGCCGTTAGTTTGCTGCGGGTTTTTGAGGGGTTCCTGCTGGCCGCCATCGTTGGCGTCCTGCTTGGTTCGGCGATCGGCCTTTGGTCGACTTTCGATCAAACTTTCGATTGGCTGTTGCAGACCCTGAAGCCGATTCCGCCGATCGGCTGGTTCCCGTTGGCCGTCTTGTGGTTTGGAATTGGTGAAGTTTCCAAGGTTTTCATTATTTTTCTGGGCGCTTTTTTCCCGATTCTTGTCAATGTCGTGGCCGGTATCCGCCAGACCGACAAGCACTACATCGAACTTGCTCGGGTTCACGAAATTCGCTTTCGGAAGTTCTTCTTTCAGGTCATTGTTCCCGGCGCTTTACCGTCGATTTTGACCGGACTCCGTATTGGTATCGGATTTGCATGGACTTGCGTCGTCGCTGCAGAGCTGCTCGCCGCCGAATCGGGGGTTGGATACCTGATCGTCGACGCTCGTCAGACGTTCCATGCCGACGTCGTGATCGTCGGGATGTTGACGATCGGCCTGTTAGGAACTTTGATGGATTTGGGCCTACGGCAAATTGAATCGCGACTTGTTCGGTGGAAGCAGCCATTCCCGGGAGTGGCAGGTTAA